The following nucleotide sequence is from Chrysemys picta bellii isolate R12L10 unplaced genomic scaffold, ASM1138683v2 scaf117, whole genome shotgun sequence.
GATACTGTAGTTTTAAGAgcacttgatagagatcctgaaggtgtttgtctctgtcttttTCTCACTAACCGTCACCTACAGccctcaactaaaacctctccagtgcattatcaagcatctacaatctatcctgaaggacgatccctcactctcacagaccttgggaaacaggccagtcctcgcttacagacagccccccaacctgaagcaaatactcatcagcaactacacaccacacaacaaaaacactaacccaggaaccaaaccctgtaacaaaccccggtgccaactctgtccatgtATCTATTCAAAGGACagcatcataggacctaatcacatcagccacaccatcaggggctcgttcacctgcacgtttaccaatgtgatatatgccatcatgtgccagcaatgcccctctgccatggacattggccaaaccggacagtctctccacaaaagaagtaatggacacaaatctgacatcaaaaattataacattcaaaaaccagtcggagaacacttcagtctccctggacactcaataacagacttacaaatagcaattcttcaacaacaaaaacttcaaaaacagactccaacgagaaactgcaaaactggaattaatttgcaaactggacaccatcaaattaggcctgaataactACTAGGAGTGGATgcgtcactacaaaaactaattccccctgctgatactcacaccttcttgtcaactgtttgaaacggaccaccttgattacattgacCTCATTAgtactacaaaagtgatttccaccccttcttgtcaactgttgagaatagttcacttccaccttaattgaattggctcgttagcactgaccccccacttggtaaggcaactcccatcttttcatatgctgtgtatttatacctccctactgtatgttccactccatgcatctgatgaagtgggttctagcccacaaaagcttatgcccaaataaatttgttagtctctaaggtgccacaaggactccttgttgtttttgctgatacagactaacgcggctaccactctgaaatcttatCCTTGTGTTGCTCTTCTGGATGGAGATGGAAAACATGCACCAGGTCTCAGCTTGCCCCTTTCCCAGAAGCCAGTGATTGATTGTTCCTCCAGTGAGTTGCCTACCCTAATTTTAAGTATTTGTGGCAATGGGGATTTCCTTGGGAGATGATTTCTCAGGCTGCCCCAACTCACTGCCAGATTATTTCTCATGATATTCGGCATAATTTCCCACATCCCTGATGTGGGCTGTGTGCAGGTTGATGTGCCCAGATGCAGGGAACTGGAACTCATCCCCAGCCTCCTGATGACCTGCAATGACATGGACCTAGAACAGGTCATCTTCATCCTAGTTGGCATCCTTGGGCTGGAGACCTTTCCCTGCTGGATTGCCATCCGGCTCTGCTCCATGTGGGTCCTGGTCCTACTAGGGAACTGCACAATGCTGCTCATTATCAAGACAGAGGTGAGCCTCCGCACGCCCATGTACTTTTCCTCTCTATGCTGGCCATCAATGACCCAGTGATCACCACCTCCCCCCTGCCCAAAATGCTCAGCACCCTCAGGCTGGGCTCCCAGGAGATCAGCTTCAACACTTTCCTACAGCAGATGTATTTCACCCACACCTTCCCCATCATCAAGTCTGGCACCCTCTTGGCCACAGCCTGTGACTGATATGTTGCCATCTGCTGCCTGCTCCAGTACGCCACCACCCTCAGCAACCCAGCTGTTGTCAAGATGGGGTTGGTAGCAGCAACAGCAGGGGGAGTGATCCTGGTGATTCCCTGCCCTGTCCTCACCTTGAGGCTGCCCTACTACTTCCGGCAGGTCATCCCACACACCCACTGCGAGCCCACAGCCGGGGTGAAGCTGGCATGTGCAGACCCCAGAGTGGGCCGGGTCTACAGTATCTCCGtggcgctgctggtggtggggctGGACATGATACTTGTTGCCGCCTCCTACTCCATCATCCTAAGGGCTGTCTTCACGCTCTCGTCGAGTGAGGCGAACAGTAAGGCCCTGGCAACCTGCACAGCCCACCTCTGCACCCTCCTGGTTTTATGTACATCTGCCCTCTTCACCTTCCTGACCCACCGCAACAACAGAAACGTGCCCCCTTATAGCCACATAGGCCGGCCTCTACCTCCTGGTGCTGCCCCGGGTAAATCACATAGGTATAGGCCGGCCTCTACCTCCTGGTGCTGCCCCTGGTAAATCCGCTGGTGTATGGCGTGAAGACCGAGAAGATCCGTGACAAGGTGAGCAGCATTGTCAACCATGGCAAGAAGATAGCTTCAAAGCCTTAAAGCCTGGACTGTTACCACTGTGTCTCCAATACTGCCCCACTTGCATGTCTGTGTGTTCAATAGAGAACTTTTatttaaagggaaagggaaccaagGATgagtttgggaaaacaccacaccCACGTTCAAAACATGCAGTCATAAGGAAACCCGACCCCACTGTCCCCACACAGGATCTAAGGCTTAGCCCCTAGACCTGCTCAGCCGTGAGGACAGCTCTCAGAATCCCCAACCACAAACAAGGGCTCACAACTgagtctaatcagctctgtcattAAACGCTGGTCAAATGGCTGGTTGGTTGGTTCCctgggatttggcatccctaccccTTGCTTAGCAGGGTTGGTTTggttgagggtgaccccctcaatcaggacaggctAAGCACAGGTCTGCTTCCCGTCACTCACACCATAAGGATAACGTTTCATTACCCTGCATTCAAACGCTAGTGTGATTTTTAAACCCAAGCCAGCGGATCATTTTAGCAAGGCAGCTCCATCTGCGGCGCACTAGGCAAACACGGGCTgctcctgaagcctttcccccagcTCGTCACTAGGTGtcggggagag
It contains:
- the LOC135978102 gene encoding olfactory receptor 52N4-like, with translation VDVPRCRELELIPSLLMTCNDMDLEQVIFILVGILGLETFPCWIAIRLCSMWVLVLLGNCTMLLIIKTEYATTLSNPAVVKMGLVAATAGGVILVIPCPVLTLRLPYYFRQVIPHTHCEPTAGVKLACADPRVGRVYSISVALLVVGLDMILVAASYSIILRAVFTLSSSEANSKALATCTAHLCTLLVLCTSALFTFLTHRNNRNAGLYLLVLPLVNPLVYGVKTEKIRDKVSSIVNHGKKIASKP